From a single Culex pipiens pallens isolate TS unplaced genomic scaffold, TS_CPP_V2 Cpp_Un0002, whole genome shotgun sequence genomic region:
- the LOC120417434 gene encoding zinc finger protein 574-like, which yields MVNGLTSGKQRVCRLCATAQFELGPIFGDLAEKIYDCTTVEISNADALICQQCRATIVVNHHFVESCRNANRKFHRMFGPLVRQHIRTSVAGFSARSATRDARRVESGGKRLALPKAVPTKSVVNGAVPAKHYLLQHLTNDDDPARRRRRQSIDEDRKVKPKREVEGRLSEESHNSMASIELAAAKIEAALLAGIVPKTEPGRQKCPKCGQLVLNLRKHMDLHSTIAKFLCEICDKAFTKRCNLKYHMNLHTGEKPYECGACGLRFACPSTLCTHRKHNRECGNSYQPGVRASVFKHR from the exons ATGGTCAACGGATTGACGTCCGGCAAGCAGCGTGTGTGCCGATTGTGCGCGACCGCCCAGTTCGAGCTGGGTCCGATCTTCGGCGATCTAGCCGAAAAGATCTACGACTGCACAACGGTAGAG ATCAGCAACGCGGACGCCCTGATTTGCCAACAATGCCGGGCCACGATTGTTGTGAATCATCATTTCGTCGAGAGTTGCCGGAACGCGAACCGAAAGTTCCACCGGATGTTTGGCCCGCTGGTCCGGCAGCACATCCGCACGAGCGTTGCTGGTTTCAGCGCTAGATCTGCGACGCGGGACGCCAGGCGGGTCGAAAGTGGTGGCAAGCGGTTGGCTTTACCGAAGGCGGTCCCCACCAAGAGTGTGGTCAACGGAGCCGTTCCGGCGAAGCACTACCTTTTGCAGCATTTGACCAATGATGATGACCCagcacggcggcggcggcgccaATCGATCGACGAGGACCGCAAAGTTAAGCCGAAACGAGAGGTCGAGGGGCGCCTTTCGGAGGAATCGCACAATTCGATGGCCTCGATTGAGCTTGCGGCGGCCAAAATTGAGGCAGCGCTGTTGGCCGGCATTGTCCCGAAGACCGAGCCGGGCCGCCAAAAGTGCCCCAAGTGTGGCCAGTTGGTGCTGAATCTGCGGAAGCACATGGATCTACACTCGACCATCGCAAAGTTTCTTTGCGAAATCTGCGACAAGGCGTTCACCAAACGCTGCAACCTTAAGTACCACATGAACTTGCACACGGGCGAGAAGCCATACGAGTGCGGTGCGTGTGGCCTAAGGTTTGCCTGTCCGTCCACACTCTGCACCCACCGG AAACACAACCGCGAATGTGGCAACAGCTATCAACCGGGGGTGCGCGCCAGCGTGTTCAAGCACCGGTAG
- the LOC128093686 gene encoding uncharacterized protein LOC128093686, which translates to MAKQETKVSLFVGLLVTELVGENRLINMSVTGKPCQRFRNKRNADGTCTHPPKEGLDPEVFNFICDKVAERAAIINGAENVALIRAASNETLIRGFIATKIQNLVKSHRKRARGLEKSGSG; encoded by the exons ATGGCCAAACAAGAGACCAAAGTGTCCCTTTTTGTTGGGCTGCTCGTTACGGAGTTGGTTGGGGAAAACCGCCTAATCAACATGAGCGTTACTGGCAAACCATGCCAACGCTTCCGTAATAAGCGCAACGCGGATGGCACGTGCACGCATCCGCCAAAGGAGGGACTGGACCCTGAGGTTTTTAACTTCATCTGCG acaAAGTCGCTGAGCGAGCCGCCATCATTAATGGTGCGGAAAATGTCGCTTTAATCCGTGCGGCGTCGAACGAGACACTAATTCGAGGGTTTATTGCAACCAAGATCCAGAACCTCGTCAAGTCCCATCGGAAACGCGCTCGAGGATTGGAGAAGTCGGGTTCGGGATAG